The Xiphophorus couchianus chromosome 22, X_couchianus-1.0, whole genome shotgun sequence genome includes the window aattatattacaCCAAAGATATAAACCATTTGGAATATCAAAACACCAGATCAAAATATTAGATCAGTGTTTAGCTCAACATTTGCTTAAGGGTTGAGtgtttctaaatgtattttattctaattaaaTCAGTTAAAGGATGAAGGTGATAAGTAGTTTTTATGGGGTGTTGAATTCtaaaaataatgtgtttatGGCAGATATGGTGTAAGATGCCacaagtaatattttttacttaaatattaaatatttagttaaaacttTTAGCCAGTAGATGTGAGCAAgaatcactttatttatttacctgagTGTGACTTTTGTAACATGTTCCatattccatttttatttttttatttgcgaTGTACCATATATTTGTGGAAACAATCTTTGTATAAATACAGCTATCACCTATTTTTACTTTCtccaatgtttaatttaatagtCTGAACTGtaattttaatcattattttacTACATACATGTGTAAAATAACAATTATAATGATATGGGTAAAAATTTCAGTTCTTAATAATTATTATCAAGATTGtacattgtattttctttaacacTGTTGATATTGTATTCTCTCAGTCTGCAATGTTGGAGCAAACCATCAAAAGCACACAAGAGAATTATGACAATGAGATCCAGCTGTACAATGAGAACATTGAATCTTTACGGAAGGAGATTGAGGAAGCAGAGAAATCACTGGAAAAATATATCAGTGATTGTCGCCACCTGGCCATGTATCAGACATCCCTTGAGAACGAGCTGGAGCGGTACAAGAGGATAATCGAGAATGAAGATAACAGGTAGACTTCTTTCTTATGATTTCTGGATCACACAAATACAGTTTATCAAACATATGTTATAACGTTCCCCATCACCCAAAGAAACTGCAATGGTGTAAGAAAGagtttattctgcttttgatttttttttttagtaacagTTTATTATATTAGTTTTAATCACACCAACAGTCAAATATAGTGGTGGAAGTGAAATGGTGTGGGgttgttttgctgcttcagTAACTGAATAAATTGCCGTAGCTGATAGAAACGTATATTCTCCTCTCGAACCGAAACGTTGTTCTGTTCATATCAAAAAGCTCAAATTAATCGGGTCATGCAGAGATGCTTTTGATTAGTGTCCAGAGCATTGCACTTTGAAATAGTTAAACATTTGTAATGGGGGTTTTGGAGTAGTCAATTTAAAGTCTACACTTAAATATGATTGACAGTTTattctaaaatgtgaaaatcttcGATGtggaaatcaaattaaaaataatcatgcaAGCAAGAATGAGCTCAAATTCATCCAGAGTGATTTAAGTCAGATTTAACTCTGATTTAAGTGTAGGTCCCTGCTTCTACACTTCCACTCCATCAGCTGGTCGCATCTTTGTCACATTAAGAGATGGGATGATGTATCCTAGGGTTTGTTAAGTTAAGTGCTTGTAGCACCATTACATTTAGggggaaatgttgtttttatttatttatttgtcaaattttacctatacattttctcttcaggtatattaacaaaatgttatttctattCAAATATGTCAAACTTTCTGGCATAATGAAGTACTTGCTGTGcctcttgacatttttttttgtccaaaaagaAGCATTGCTCTTATTTTCatagtttaaaaacaacattctggCTGCTGATATCCCCAGATCATTTTGGTGATTTTCTGGTACAGTAAATCTCTTACTGTAAATCACCTAAGTGAATAGTAAGTACAATAAATTTTtagtaaagcattttttttttttttagaagataaCTTAACAAGTTTTTGGATTACATTGCATCCACCAGTAGGTGGCTCTGTGACATAACAGATCTTTACCTCTTCCACATTGcaatgtctttcttttctcacttacaaaaagaaatttcaactgtgtgttttccaggttgTAAAAGCTTTTGAGCACATCGCTGTTGCCTgggtgacatttttttattatcttcctCTCTTTTCTTAACCTGCAGGTTGAATTCTGCCATAATTGGCACTCCCATTACCCTGTTTACCACTAGTTCCCGCTACACTCACACACCCAGTGCATCAAGCAGGGGGAGAGGTAAGGACATGATGAGCAAATCACAGCTGGTTTGTTTTCAAAGTCACCCTGAAGGGTATCATCAGTTACCATCATATTAGAGAGTAGCAAATACTATTGAAATTTACAAAGCTAATAAAGTAATACCCTTAGCGgcatgagaaaaaaatcagtagCTGCCacttaagtcattttaaatatttatcagttCATGAGGTTTAGTCACTtgatttgtctttatttatgcCCAGATATCACCCAAGCTATCCAAGATATCACAAGCATAAAGCCCAGACAGAAGATACTGGCTAAAAAGGTCTTGAAGAAGAAAGAACTGACCCCAAAAGATGTCATAGACAGCAGCCAGGAGGAGAGAAATACAGGAGAGGGTGACGATGAAGAATCTAGTGTGATCTCTTCTGGGGAGTTGCAGGCTAAAAGGGTAAAACAAGAAGATCAAGGTGCTGTGCTCACTGGAGTTTCTCGACAGGATGTCCCAGATGGAGCGCAGATTAGCAAAGCCTTCGACACTCTTTGCAACATTGTCAGAGACAGAATGAAAAAGTACCAGAGGCCTGAGCCAATCGCTGATTTCTATACTAAAGGTCGCTATGTCCTAGTTACTGGTGATGGCAGCTACTTGGATCCCTGCTTCTACACTTCCACTCCATCAGCTGGTCGCATCTTTGTCACAATAAGAGATGGGATGATGTATCCTTATGACCCTCATGGACGTGGCACGCCCTCTCCTCCACCCCCTCAGCCCATAGTGGACCCCAGGCCTCTCAGTCCCACACTGCCTCCCAATGCAGGAGAAGATAACACTGGTGGAAAGGCCAAAGACGGCGGAGGAAGAGGTAAATCTAATAATGGAGAGCCTTTCTCAAAAGATCCAAATCCCTTGTCTCCACCGTCGGACTCAAACTCCCAAGATCCTGTGCCTGGGAACGACAGGCCCAAGAAAAAACCTGCAGCCCGTGGTGGCAGCAGTTCTAGTACCGGTTCCAGCACCAGCACCAGCACCAGCACCAGCACCACCAGCTCGAGTAGTTTCAGCCCAGACACCATGAGCTATGAAAAGGTGGAGGTGGTGGAATCTGTGGAAAAGTTCTCCAATGATCGCAAAGTCAAAGGTTACAAGGAAACCTCCATGGTGGTGGAGACCATGATTGAAAAGTCGAGCAAgaagaaacactgaaaacacatCAGCTGTTGGCTGCAAAGTGGTCCAGGCCCTTAACTGAGAACACAGTGTTGCAGTAACAGAATAACTAAATGCAAAATGACTAACACCTATGTTTCAGTCTCTTTGGGACATGCATCCTGCATGAACACCAACTAAACCCTGATAGTCCTCTTGCTTGCATCTATTTGCTTGATGTCTCTGCTCCTGAGTCCTGATTGCATTTTAGTTGTGTTCAGCCAGGACTCATGCAATAAGTCCTTTACTGTCTGAAAACTTGGGACAAGATTAAAAGCTCTATgccacctaaaaaaaaaataataaaaaaattctctcAAAAAGAGTAAGAAGTTGTGCCACCTATTTGATGTTCTCTTTTAGAACTCCGGCTTTACCCTCTTAGCTTAATTGTTTAATTGGATTCCACTTTCTGCCCTCAGCACTATTTTGCTGTGTATCAATTGGATTTGATATGTTGAATAATAAAAGACTCAAACAGCTAaagctttgttttgttcatttgaagATGAAACGGTTACcaaaaccaattatttttttctttaaaggtttttaaactAGTGACCTTGATTTGATAGTGATCTGGCAGGAAAGAGGGTTATGACAgtgggggaagacatgcagaaaGGGTCAACGGAGCAGGACTCGAACCTGTGACAACCACCTCGATGACTCAAGCCACCATATGGTGTGTGCATCATCACCGAACCCACCAAGCCATTTCTAAGATAGGGAGTCGAGTGATTGACTGCAAGAGTCATTACAagttcagaaaacacagaacatcaGTTCATGACTAAAAGCTCAGTCATAGTTGGGTTATGCAACATGTAAATGATCAGAAGCACACCAGCAAGCCCACATctgaatggtaaaaaaaaaaagacagttttgaACTAACCTGTTTAAATTCTGGAATTTAATTGGGATGTTGTGATGTGATCTTACATAGACTGTTCAAGCTTGAAAACCTCCcagtgtggctgaattaaaaaagTGGAGTGGAGTGACAATATTTAATTACAGCTGGTGCCACCAAAGGTGGTATAGACAATTATTAGGTTTAGGGGCAATTAgttttttcataaagaaaaatgtttacattttacaaagtttAAATTTTGATATCCTTAAATAGCTCACAAACGTATGtggatttttacaaataatgtccttgaaaaatgtaaaacatgggAAATGGAAAAGGTATAGAAAAAGGCAAGGATGACTCCAGAAAGACCTATGTAGATCAAAACATTTACCGTTCTACGTCTGTCTCACTATTCCACAAACAGAAGCCTGGTTATTTGTTGCTATTCTCTGTACTGCAGCGTAGGAGCCTTAATTAGAGCTTCCTACCCACAGGCAATAAATGCCAAGTTGTGATAAACTGTCCCTTTAATTCAAACTCTTATTTAACAGACCTGCTGCTTTTGTACTCTATTTTCAACACTTCAAATAGTATTGCATTTatactaaaataacaaaaatatacaattgAAGACTCTGTTTTCTAATTAGATGGTTTCTAAGAacttgtatttatatatatttcttagTTGTTGGGGTAGATGGGGACAAAATATCTATGGGGGAATTGTGGAAAATTTTCCCTTAACAGTGGTGTGCTACATTCTtgtagaattaaaataaaatgcagagtaCCTTTTAGGTTCAATATATTAAAGAGTCAAAGAAACCTGGAAACGTTTGAAAGGCACCATATGTAATTTTGAATGAGAATTGTTTCccacatttttccatgttcttattttgtttttggcattcatcatttgatttatttatttatttgtgcagTTTGGGGCACTGAATTGATAGAGTAGAAATCTTTATTTAGAAGAATAAATGTTGGTTGATGTGCTCCAAAACACtcaaatactttaataaatagCTGAATAGGTTTATTATAGCATATACGTCAAAGGTTATGAAATATGAACTCATGACCGCACtctgcaaaataaattacacattcCTTTCCTTGATtacaaaaaaaccacaaaaatacaGACGGAAAGAAGTATCACTGCTATGTTTGCgatgaaattaaagtttaagtagaatgagacagaaaatcatttacagtcacagaaaaaaaaactgtacaacaTTTGGCAGAAGAAAGGTGCAGGGCATGAAAGCGATAGCATGAAACGCTGGCGTCTATCTGGTATATGTACAATTCATTGCAATGTCAAATTCTGCCGATATAGTTTTGCTTTCTCTACAACAGTTAATGGAGGGATATACTTTTGTCATGATTGTTAGGAGAAACATTCATCAAAGGTGTCTGAGGGAAACTCTTGgtaacaaaaaagcagaaaggagAGAGGCAGAGCAGGAGACAAAAGAGAGGAAAcactgaacaaaacaaagtgatgtAGTGATACTGTGGGCAGAGAGCGAGACTGAAAATACAGGGAAAAGTGAAGCAATTGGCAACATGCAGATGACATTttgatttcagttgtttttactCATCAAGCTCTTCAGACTTCTCTCTACGGCCTCATCtagctcctcctccagctcctcctttTTGGACATGGCAAGTTTGGACTGATAATCACGAACAATCTGGTCTATGTAAGGGGCACTTTGTGTTCCATGCAGCATGAGAGTCCACTCCTTGAGGACCCCCCGCTGAGGCTGATCGCCCCGAAAACCCACCTCCAGGACCCAGGTGCCACGGGGGTCCTCCCCCCAGGTATGGGTGGTCATGAAGGGCCACTTGTCAAAGCCGACCTTGGAGTCGTCATCCCGGGGCCTTCGACTCAACAGTATGGACTTTGTGCCCATCGGTGAGGTCATGTTGATGTTGAGGTCTCCACGGCGGGTGGCGTTGACAGTGACTACAGCCTGGACATGCTCCAGGTAGCGGACAAAGTTGTCCTTCCCCTGACAGGCCTCAGTGGTAATGGCTAGCACCAGCTTATTGCCAGACTGGAATttacttaaaaacaagaaacagaaataaatggttAAAGGCAATTTTTGAGAAAGAGATTCAGAAATTAAGCAGAACCAAAAGAAACAAGACAGACAATGGGCTAAATTCATATAGCTAAGACTATATGTATACAGAAACTACAATAAGTCTAAAAAGGATCCTACTTTCAGCTTGTGtctgtgattttgattaagAAAACACACTGCTTTCCCATCTCTTTGGGTGACGGAAAGACAGGGTAAGAGCACAGCAGGGAAGATGGTGGCCAAAGGCTGTGAAGAGGTTTAATACCATTATTAGAGGCTGAGGCCTCATCCCAGGTAGtgagaaacagacaaaaagtgACAAGAAAAGGAAAGTGAAGGAGAAGTGttggaaaccacaaagaaaaattattaacTGAGCACAAAACTGAGCTGAGctgacagagaaaagaaaatatgtatgaAAACTAAAGTCTCAGGCCAAGGTGCTACACAGCAAACAACAACTTTTCAGGACTAAAAGATAACCTTAAGTTTTAGCACAATTTTGAGTGCTATATATGAGGCCACATTGATGTCAACACTCTTTGGTGTGGATGCTGTTACTGACagaagatgatttaaaaaatttcaaGCTTTCAGCCTTTGTCTGTAATGGCAGATATTGGCTCTGGATATGTTGGGAGTCCTTATAAAATCTCAGAGTTAATGCAAGGATCTATATTCTcaagaataaacacaaaacaatagcTGATTTAGTATTACTAGTCAAGTAAACAATGCTAATCCCTCATATTAACAGACTGCTTTTTAAATATAGGCTAAATTATAGGTTAAAATAATTGCAGAATTATAATTTTCTGCAGTTGCTCTTTCACACAGCAGCATGAGATTATCTCTGttgttaatttatattttattgacaGCTCACAATGTAAAGactaagaaaacattttattgatatattgttttaattaccCTCAAACCAATTCTTGTGGTGGACAGTGAAAGTTAGAATGTTTATGTTGGTGTTTCAACAAGCAACTGTATTTAAGTTGAAAACTGTGgatatttatctgttttactAACCTCCAATTTGCCAAAATCACCTTTTCTGTCTgtgatttttcataaaaatgccATTCAAACATATGCTTTTACTTTAATAGTAAAATTACATGTGAATAATTTTTAGATGAGCATTTTCACATGTACCGTTGGACAATAAGCAAGAGTAATTGCAAAGCCGCAAAGTGAAGACAGGGGTGCCTCTGAAGGGCTGAATCtttccagattaaaaacaaccaCACTGCTCTACGGTGCTCTGTGTGCCAGCACAGCTGATAATGAGAAGTTTTCCTCTAACTAAGTAAGCCATAAACAGCCAGGGAAGCTATCAGATCACTGCTGAGCAGCGTTTGTGAGCATGGCTACACCAGTGTTTATTGCTCTTCTCTGATAATATGCTATCAACAGAGGTGGGATTGTTGTAATTATAGATCCACCACAATACAGGCAGTAGAAGCCCTGCAGTGCTGCTGTAGAAACAGAgaactgataaaaaaatttaaaaaaaagtgccagTGAATCAGCTTTTAAGACACAATTGAAAGGCTTAAAACGAGACTTGTTATTTCTGGTATTCCTTCCCAGTAAACTTTGCCatataaagaacatttttataaatgtttgagtTCAAAAATTTAAATCCTCTCCACCATTATCATAAGATGGTAAGTGTCTTAGAAACAGGAACTTCAAATGTTCAGATCAACATTCTCTTCAGCGCTATGTCAAATGTAGAACTGAAATAATACTTTTGTTTATAAGGTAATTCAGAATTTGTTCAAGAAGAAATATTGTTGACTAGTTTATTGCAGAGCATAAATTTacaatatgttttataaacacattGTGGAGAGgcacaaactgaaaaataaaagaactcaGACATTTCAGCAGATCCATGCATGCTGACAAAAACGATCAAAATTGGATTTGTTCCCCGTCTTTCTGTTGTTTATGTTCCATATTGTCTTGTAATATCATAAAGCCCAGAATGCACCCCCATTGGTTACTGtaagtgctttaaaaaagacgttaaaaaaaaacaaaagagatgaATAAAATTCCTTGCTCTTGATGTTACATTCCATCTAATGCATCTGCCTGTCATGATTATTCCTAAACActttaaacaattaattaattgaatcACAATCCATTGTTTGTGAAACACTAATTGATCAGCTAATGAAGCTAAATGGACTCTTTCCTCAGCTTTCAGTTTGGCTATgtcatgaaacaaaacaatgctGAAGTTTGCTTCCAAACAGCACAGGATTAAAGGGCTAACAGTTTCttacagaaaatgttgaatCATTCAATCTATGACCTATGATACTTTAAGAAATCTGGACTGGATTGTCCTAAATTAAATACAGATCCTTCAATTTAGAGACTCACCAGTAAATCAGGCAGAGATTGGAAGTGGGCAATTTTTCTCCCTGGGCGATCAGCATGTCTACactaaaaatcagttttctatTCATGCATTGTGACCACACTGTACAGGCACGTTGGAGAtgaaaaaataagtcaaatcaGCATAAAAGTGCTTTGATTCAAATCAGTTTGTGATCGGCATTACCTTTATTTCAAAAAATTCCTAAAGTTAGGACGTAAAATGTATTCTGGACAACTGAATATTTTGGGGGGCTTTAGTGTTATGTGAGTATGACTGAGTGTGATAAGAAAAAATGTACCAGATGTCATTGAATATCTTCAAGATGCTAAAATACTTTATCGTGACAAACAAATGTAGAATTTCTAAATTACCCTGTTTACAGGACAAAACAGACTGAGCAGCTGATATAAATATTACAGGGTTATTAAGTGGATACTCTaattatgaatgttttattcaattagGTCGTACTGGGGATTACCCAGTAATGAGATGAGAATGACTCTCCTGCAGTCTGCAGGGTTTTCCTCTCTAAAATCTTGGAAGGTTGGTTGCAAGCTGAAGATGTGCAGAATGAAATAGCATTTTATGATAACCTGTCATCTAAATAGTAATTTAAAAGAAGTAACTTACTGGACTTCCTGGATGGACCCAGCTACACAGTGGAAACGCTCTGGAACCGTTTTCCATTCGTTGGCCATTTTCACC containing:
- the bfsp1 gene encoding filensin, which codes for MFKTSFQREVRKEKYERSDVFDEETEDSETPAGISAIQGWESLQELNSRFARYINRARVLEQRNAVFRKQLETLQRMEEASGLEEAFTEQIEINRQRIRELSSEHGKLERELREACRMLDDYTNKYKSECDYQERLRGTLEHLNKEADSALLKNLEYQIQSQFLQDDINSTRDRNKKDLAEIETYVNILQQINQTLPFAPNVSAGISEEQEKLLAQKKIPGLQTQLEEYKSALCQLQIQKQRLQSESAMLEQTIKSTQENYDNEIQLYNENIESLRKEIEEAEKSLEKYISDCRHLAMYQTSLENELERYKRIIENEDNRLNSAIIGTPITLFTTSSRYTHTPSASSRGRDITQAIQDITSIKPRQKILAKKVLKKKELTPKDVIDSSQEERNTGEGDDEESSVISSGELQAKRVKQEDQGAVLTGVSRQDVPDGAQISKAFDTLCNIVRDRMKKYQRPEPIADFYTKGRYVLVTGDGSYLDPCFYTSTPSAGRIFVTIRDGMMYPYDPHGRGTPSPPPPQPIVDPRPLSPTLPPNAGEDNTGGKAKDGGGRGKSNNGEPFSKDPNPLSPPSDSNSQDPVPGNDRPKKKPAARGGSSSSTGSSTSTSTSTSTTSSSSFSPDTMSYEKVEVVESVEKFSNDRKVKGYKETSMVVETMIEKSSKKKH